In the genome of Pseudarthrobacter sp. IC2-21, one region contains:
- a CDS encoding LLM class flavin-dependent oxidoreductase, whose amino-acid sequence MQIGVFSVSDITTDPTTGRTPTENDRIKASVAIAKKVEEIGMDVYAIGEHHNRPFFSSSPTTTLAYIAAQTERITLSTATTLITTNDPVKIAEDFAMLQHLADGRVDLVLGRGNTAPVYPWFGKNIQDGVELAIENYSLLRRLWDEDTVNWSGKFRTPLQNFTSTPRPLDGVAPFVWHGSIRTPQIAEVAAYYGDGFFANNIFWPKEHYQQLIGLYRERYEHYGHGKADQAIVGLGGQFFMRKNSQDAVKEFRPYFDNAPVYGHGPSMEDFTSQTPLTVGSPQEVIEKTLSFREYFGDYQRQLFLIDHAGLPLKTVLEQLDLFGEEVLPVLRREYAEKTPAHVPEPPTHAGRVAALMASRASETAPSEA is encoded by the coding sequence ATGCAAATCGGCGTATTCAGCGTCAGTGACATCACCACTGACCCCACAACCGGCCGGACGCCCACGGAGAACGACCGCATCAAGGCGTCCGTGGCGATCGCCAAGAAGGTCGAAGAAATCGGCATGGATGTCTACGCCATCGGCGAGCACCACAACCGCCCGTTCTTCTCCTCCTCGCCCACCACCACACTGGCGTACATCGCCGCGCAGACTGAGCGGATCACCCTTTCGACGGCCACCACGCTGATCACCACCAACGATCCGGTCAAGATCGCCGAAGACTTTGCCATGCTGCAGCACCTGGCCGACGGCCGCGTGGACCTGGTGCTGGGCCGCGGCAACACCGCCCCCGTCTACCCGTGGTTCGGCAAGAACATCCAGGACGGCGTGGAACTGGCCATCGAGAACTACAGCCTGCTGCGCCGGCTCTGGGATGAGGACACCGTCAACTGGTCCGGTAAGTTCCGCACCCCGCTGCAGAACTTCACCTCCACCCCGCGTCCCCTCGACGGCGTCGCGCCTTTCGTCTGGCACGGCTCCATCCGCACGCCGCAGATCGCCGAAGTGGCCGCCTATTACGGCGACGGCTTCTTCGCGAACAACATCTTCTGGCCCAAGGAGCACTACCAGCAGCTGATCGGCCTCTACCGTGAGCGCTACGAGCACTACGGCCACGGCAAGGCCGATCAGGCAATCGTGGGCCTCGGCGGCCAGTTCTTCATGCGCAAGAACTCCCAGGACGCCGTCAAGGAATTCCGCCCCTACTTCGACAACGCCCCCGTCTACGGCCACGGCCCCTCGATGGAAGACTTCACCTCACAGACCCCCCTCACCGTGGGCAGCCCGCAGGAGGTCATCGAAAAGACCCTGTCGTTCCGCGAGTACTTCGGCGACTACCAGCGCCAGCTCTTCCTGATCGACCACGCAGGCCTGCCGCTGAAGACCGTGCTGGAGCAGCTGGACCTGTTCGGCGAGGAAGTCCTGCCGGTGCTGCGCAGGGAATACGCCGAGAAGACGCCGGCCCACGTTCCGGAACCGCCCACCCACGCCGGCCGCGTTGCTGCACTCATGGCATCCCGGGCCAGCGAAACAGCACCCTCGGAGGCGTGA
- the bcp gene encoding thioredoxin-dependent thiol peroxidase, producing MAERLITGAMAPDFTLKDSSGQDVSLASGRGANTIVYFYPAAATPGCTKEACDFRDNLASFTAAGYRVLGVSPDPVEKLAAFAAKEELSFPLLSDQDHAVAEAYGAWGEKKNYGRTYEGLIRSTIVVDPDGKVALAQYNVRATGHVAKLRRDLNLDA from the coding sequence TTGGCTGAAAGACTCATAACCGGTGCCATGGCGCCTGACTTCACGCTTAAGGATTCGTCGGGTCAGGACGTCAGCCTGGCGTCGGGCCGTGGCGCAAACACCATCGTCTACTTCTACCCGGCGGCCGCTACCCCCGGCTGTACTAAAGAGGCATGCGACTTCCGCGACAATCTGGCCTCCTTCACCGCGGCCGGGTACCGCGTCCTGGGCGTCTCCCCCGACCCAGTGGAAAAGCTCGCCGCGTTTGCCGCCAAGGAAGAACTGAGTTTTCCGCTGCTGTCAGACCAGGACCATGCTGTGGCCGAGGCCTACGGGGCATGGGGTGAAAAGAAGAACTACGGCCGGACCTACGAGGGACTGATCCGCTCCACGATTGTGGTTGATCCGGACGGCAAGGTGGCACTGGCGCAATACAACGTGCGGGCCACCGGGCACGTGGCCAAACTGCGCCGCGACCTCAACCTCGACGCGTAG
- a CDS encoding transglutaminase family protein — protein sequence MERTVAARMVFKTVADTKVALAIAVARNPGYTSFDESLTVTAGGSAVPFHELADYHGGRLHYMEFADPAEVTVDYSATVAGRAEPEESTLAELIRYVRPSRYAESDRLLPTAYAEFGGLHGEELLQSVRNWVYGELRYISGSSRGTDGAVETLLHRRGVCRDFAHLAIALLRSKDIPARLAAVYAPGLAPMDFHAVAEGHINGAWHVIDPTGLAPRESMLRITAGRDSSDTAFLSTVGGRLTLNELRVTAVVNGQLPVEDPARLLVLG from the coding sequence ATGGAACGCACCGTTGCCGCACGCATGGTTTTTAAGACCGTGGCTGACACCAAGGTGGCTCTGGCCATTGCCGTAGCCAGGAACCCCGGCTACACCTCGTTTGACGAATCGCTCACGGTCACGGCCGGCGGGTCTGCGGTCCCGTTCCACGAACTGGCCGACTATCACGGCGGACGCCTGCACTACATGGAGTTTGCCGACCCGGCCGAAGTGACGGTTGACTACTCGGCGACGGTGGCGGGCAGGGCGGAGCCGGAAGAGTCAACCCTGGCGGAGCTCATCCGGTATGTCCGGCCGAGCCGCTATGCGGAGTCCGACCGGCTCCTGCCCACCGCCTACGCGGAATTCGGCGGCCTGCACGGGGAGGAACTGCTTCAGTCCGTCCGGAACTGGGTCTACGGAGAATTGAGGTACATCAGTGGTTCGTCCCGGGGGACCGACGGCGCCGTGGAAACGCTCCTGCACCGCCGGGGGGTGTGCCGCGACTTCGCGCACCTGGCGATCGCGCTGCTCCGTTCGAAGGACATCCCGGCACGGCTCGCGGCCGTGTACGCGCCAGGCCTGGCGCCGATGGATTTTCATGCCGTGGCAGAGGGCCACATCAATGGCGCCTGGCATGTCATCGACCCCACGGGGCTGGCCCCGCGGGAGTCGATGCTGCGGATCACGGCAGGCCGCGACTCCTCGGACACGGCATTCCTGTCCACCGTGGGCGGCCGGCTGACCCTGAACGAGCTCCGCGTCACCGCGGTGGTCAACGGCCAACTGCCCGTTGAGGATCCGGCCAGGCTGCTGGTCCTGGGCTAA
- a CDS encoding malate:quinone oxidoreductase — MTFISKTQHADVVLIGGGIMSATLGAFIKQLEPNWTISLFERLDQPGLESSDPWNNAGTGHAALCELNYSPAAKDGSVNPAKALLINEQFQLSRQFWSHLVQERLIGSPKGFINTVPHMSFVIGENNTKFLKTRYEALKPHTLFRSMEYSEDHAQIAKWAPLIVKGRDPKQQIAATRAAEGTDVDFGALTRELTTYLGNNGVEVNYGHEVTGITKASDGGWDLALKYPASGEHGKIHAKFVFVGAGGGALHLLQASGIPESKGYGGFPVSGQFFRCTDEKLAAQHSAKVYGQASVGAPPMSVPHLDTRYVNGKRSLLFGPYAGFSTNFLKNGSYLDLPLSIRPSNIIPMLAVAKDNMDLTAYLIKEVAKRHGDKVEALREYYPEAKDGDWELITAGQRVQIIKKDPKKGGVLQFGTEVIAGRDGSIGALLGASPGASTAVPIMIELLQKAFPKSFKGWQGKLKDMMPGYGVQLDEHPDLAAELEAATAKALQLESVPAHP; from the coding sequence GTGACCTTCATATCAAAGACCCAACATGCCGACGTCGTACTGATTGGCGGCGGCATCATGAGCGCCACCCTCGGGGCGTTCATCAAGCAGCTCGAGCCGAACTGGACCATCTCCCTGTTTGAGCGTCTGGACCAGCCGGGCTTGGAAAGCTCCGACCCCTGGAACAACGCCGGGACCGGCCACGCCGCACTGTGCGAGCTTAACTACTCCCCCGCGGCCAAGGACGGCTCGGTGAATCCCGCCAAGGCGCTGCTGATCAACGAACAGTTCCAGCTCTCCCGCCAGTTCTGGTCCCACTTGGTGCAGGAACGGCTGATCGGCTCTCCCAAGGGCTTCATCAACACGGTCCCGCACATGAGTTTTGTGATCGGCGAGAACAACACCAAGTTCCTCAAGACCCGGTACGAGGCGCTCAAGCCCCACACGCTGTTCCGGAGCATGGAGTATTCCGAGGACCACGCCCAGATCGCCAAATGGGCTCCGCTGATCGTCAAGGGCCGCGACCCCAAGCAGCAGATCGCCGCCACCCGGGCCGCTGAGGGCACGGACGTGGACTTCGGCGCGCTGACCCGCGAGCTGACCACCTACCTGGGCAACAACGGCGTCGAGGTCAACTACGGCCACGAGGTCACCGGCATTACCAAAGCGTCCGACGGCGGCTGGGACCTTGCGCTGAAATACCCCGCTTCCGGCGAGCATGGGAAGATCCATGCCAAGTTTGTGTTCGTCGGCGCGGGCGGCGGCGCACTGCACCTGCTGCAGGCCTCCGGAATTCCGGAGAGCAAGGGGTACGGCGGATTCCCCGTGTCCGGCCAGTTCTTCCGCTGCACCGACGAGAAGCTCGCCGCCCAGCACAGCGCCAAGGTTTACGGCCAGGCCTCCGTGGGCGCCCCGCCCATGTCCGTGCCGCACCTGGACACACGCTACGTCAACGGCAAGCGTTCACTCCTGTTCGGCCCGTACGCCGGCTTCTCCACGAACTTCCTGAAGAACGGCTCCTACCTGGACCTGCCGCTGTCCATCCGCCCCAGCAACATCATTCCGATGCTTGCCGTGGCCAAGGACAACATGGACCTCACGGCGTACCTCATTAAAGAGGTGGCCAAGCGCCATGGCGACAAGGTGGAGGCGCTGCGCGAGTACTACCCCGAGGCCAAGGACGGCGACTGGGAACTGATCACCGCCGGCCAGCGTGTACAGATCATCAAGAAGGATCCGAAGAAGGGCGGCGTGCTGCAGTTCGGCACTGAAGTGATCGCCGGCCGCGATGGCTCGATCGGAGCGCTCCTGGGTGCGTCACCCGGAGCGTCCACTGCCGTGCCCATCATGATCGAACTGCTGCAGAAAGCCTTCCCGAAGAGCTTCAAGGGCTGGCAGGGCAAGCTGAAGGACATGATGCCCGGCTACGGCGTGCAGCTTGACGAGCACCCGGACCTGGCAGCCGAGCTCGAAGCGGCAACAGCGAAGGCTCTGCAGTTGGAAAGCGTTCCCGCGCACCCCTGA
- a CDS encoding fasciclin domain-containing protein, protein MQSLKRTTFTVAGVAAAALLSLTACGGSSTTASSSTAPSAAPSTSSMAPSSMAPSPSKSASAAAMDPAANLVGPGCAGYAEKVPTGAGSVAGMALDPVAVAASNNPILTTLTAAVSGKLNPKVNLVDTLNGGEFTVFAPVDDAFAKIDPATIETLKTDDALLSKILTYHVVPGQITPDKIAGTHATVQGGSVTVTGSGNALQVDGANVICGGVKTKNATVYLIDSVLMPK, encoded by the coding sequence ATGCAGTCACTTAAGCGCACAACCTTCACCGTCGCAGGCGTTGCAGCTGCAGCCCTGCTGAGCCTTACCGCCTGCGGAGGCTCAAGCACCACGGCATCGAGCTCCACCGCCCCGTCCGCTGCCCCGTCGACGTCCAGCATGGCTCCGTCCAGCATGGCACCGTCACCGTCGAAGTCGGCCAGCGCCGCCGCCATGGATCCGGCCGCCAACCTGGTGGGCCCGGGCTGCGCCGGCTACGCGGAGAAGGTCCCCACCGGCGCAGGCTCAGTTGCCGGCATGGCCCTTGACCCGGTAGCCGTCGCCGCCTCGAACAACCCCATCCTGACCACGCTCACGGCTGCCGTCTCCGGCAAGCTCAACCCCAAAGTCAACCTGGTGGACACGCTCAACGGCGGCGAGTTCACGGTCTTCGCACCGGTGGATGACGCCTTCGCCAAGATTGACCCGGCAACCATCGAGACCCTCAAGACCGACGACGCCCTGCTGAGCAAGATCCTGACCTACCACGTGGTCCCGGGCCAGATCACCCCTGACAAGATCGCGGGCACCCACGCCACGGTCCAGGGCGGTTCTGTCACCGTGACCGGCAGCGGGAATGCGCTCCAGGTGGACGGCGCCAACGTCATCTGCGGCGGCGTCAAGACCAAGAACGCCACCGTCTACCTGATTGATTCGGTGCTGATGCCCAAGTAG
- a CDS encoding MarR family winged helix-turn-helix transcriptional regulator produces MAAEGKEAPSRLAAETWESLFRAQVAVMRRLQAGKAFRDVAINEYDVLFTLSRCPSGWLRLNELNHHVLLSQSSLSRLVERLEKRGLVDRMPAPDDGRGVLLKLTEEGAALQKEIGREHVRDISDLVGPALTAAEQKELQRLTDKLRQSVAAKPVK; encoded by the coding sequence ATGGCTGCCGAAGGGAAGGAAGCTCCGAGCCGCCTCGCCGCGGAAACCTGGGAGTCCCTGTTCCGGGCACAGGTTGCGGTGATGCGCCGGCTCCAGGCCGGAAAAGCGTTCCGCGATGTGGCCATCAACGAGTACGACGTCCTGTTCACGCTCTCCCGGTGCCCCTCCGGGTGGCTACGCCTCAATGAGCTTAACCACCATGTCCTGCTGAGCCAGTCAAGCCTCAGCAGGCTGGTGGAGCGGCTGGAAAAGCGCGGCCTTGTGGACCGGATGCCCGCACCCGACGACGGCCGGGGCGTGCTGCTCAAGCTCACGGAGGAGGGGGCGGCCCTGCAGAAGGAGATCGGCCGCGAACACGTGCGGGACATCTCCGACCTGGTGGGACCCGCCCTGACGGCGGCGGAGCAGAAAGAGCTTCAGCGGCTGACGGACAAGCTCCGCCAATCCGTGGCAGCCAAACCCGTCAAGTGA
- a CDS encoding efflux RND transporter permease subunit: MFRLAQLSLANRALIALITVFASVFGVITMSSLKQELIPSIEFPQITVLTPMPGASPEVVDKQVSAPLETALNGVEGLESTSSTSRNGSSQITLVFTYGTNLDRARNQIDRAISNAKRSLPADVQPQAFAGSISDFPIVFLAVSSDKPLSELNSDLQRLSVPRLQKIDGVRGADVTGGATQHIEVLPRPEAMAASGATMESIRNALSNNGSLIPAGTIEEQGKTLSLQIGSPVDSLDAIKALPLGGAKNGATIGTVADVSLKDNERTSITRTNGQETLAVSVTKKPEGDTVGISHAVNDSLAGLEAELGSNAKFTPVFDQAPFIEKSIKDLTTEGLLGLGFAVAVILVFLMSTRSTLVTAVSIPLSLLVTFIGLSATGYSLNILTLGGLTIAIGRVVDDSIVVIENIKRHLSYGEEKVAAILTAIREVAGAITASTLTTVAVFLPIAFVGELAGELFRPFALTVTMALLASLLVSLTIVPVLAYWFLKSPAVAAPGSAAAREAAAAARAKAHESEERSPLQRAYLPILGKTQKHPVWTLVAALLVLGGTGAMTPLLATNLLGDSGQNSMTVRQVMPAGTSLAETSSAAVRVEEVLRGIDGVKNVQVTSGNAQAGFAALTSSGSSNSTFTVVTDEKVNQAKLQATVRTKLADVAGAGKVTVGSQQGGFGTSSTVDITIKAATSADLRTASDAVVEAMNGVPETSEVSTNLAASQPVVQVKVDRAKTVAAGLNEQQVAGVLAATISPVPAGTVRIDTNDFPVQIGKGTRFTSIDAVRSIPLPAAAGPVTLGSIASVEQVDVPVSITSSNGQRTAKVSVTPSGSNLGAVNAEVQKRLAAVSLPAGVTAELGGATTQQAESFRQLGLALLAAIAIVYVIMVATFKSLVQPLILLVSVPFAATGAVALLLATGVPLGLPSLIGMLMLVGIVVTNAIVLIDLINQYRKPRNGLPGMTVADAITHGARQRLRPILMTALATVFALTPMALGLTGGGGFISQPLAVVVIGGLVSSTALTLVLVPVLYRLVEGRRERKSLLRAMQERPEFAAPDDVDAEFSDWTTGMTPKVSGRRAAAGNPE; encoded by the coding sequence ATGTTCCGGCTGGCACAACTTTCCCTGGCAAACCGGGCACTGATCGCGCTGATCACCGTGTTCGCATCGGTGTTCGGCGTGATCACCATGTCATCGCTGAAACAGGAACTCATCCCTTCCATCGAGTTTCCGCAGATCACGGTTCTGACGCCCATGCCCGGCGCGTCCCCGGAAGTGGTAGACAAGCAGGTCAGCGCGCCGCTGGAGACCGCTTTGAACGGTGTGGAGGGTCTGGAGTCAACCTCCTCCACCTCGCGCAACGGCTCATCCCAGATCACTTTGGTCTTCACGTACGGGACAAATCTTGACCGGGCCCGGAACCAGATCGACCGTGCCATTTCCAACGCCAAGCGTTCCCTGCCGGCGGATGTGCAGCCGCAGGCTTTCGCGGGCAGCATCAGCGACTTCCCCATCGTGTTCCTGGCCGTGTCCTCGGACAAGCCGCTGAGCGAGCTGAACTCCGATCTCCAGCGGCTCTCCGTTCCCCGGCTGCAGAAAATCGACGGCGTCCGGGGCGCCGACGTGACGGGCGGCGCCACCCAGCACATCGAGGTCCTGCCGCGGCCCGAGGCGATGGCGGCCAGCGGCGCCACCATGGAATCAATCCGAAACGCGCTGAGCAACAACGGATCGCTGATCCCGGCCGGCACCATCGAGGAACAGGGCAAAACCCTGTCCCTCCAGATCGGCAGCCCGGTGGACTCCCTGGACGCCATCAAGGCGCTGCCCCTCGGCGGTGCCAAAAACGGCGCCACCATCGGCACGGTCGCGGACGTCAGCCTCAAGGACAATGAGCGCACGTCCATTACCCGCACCAACGGCCAGGAAACCCTCGCGGTTTCGGTCACCAAGAAGCCTGAAGGCGACACCGTGGGGATCTCCCACGCCGTGAACGATTCGCTGGCCGGGCTTGAGGCTGAACTGGGATCCAACGCCAAGTTCACCCCCGTCTTCGACCAGGCCCCGTTCATCGAAAAGTCCATCAAGGACCTCACCACCGAAGGCCTGCTCGGGCTGGGCTTCGCGGTGGCGGTCATCCTGGTGTTCCTGATGTCCACACGCTCCACCCTGGTGACAGCGGTATCCATTCCCCTGTCGCTTCTGGTGACCTTCATCGGCCTCTCGGCGACGGGCTATTCGCTGAATATTCTGACTTTGGGCGGCCTCACCATCGCGATCGGCCGTGTGGTGGATGACTCCATCGTGGTGATCGAGAACATCAAGCGCCACCTCAGCTACGGCGAGGAGAAAGTGGCCGCGATCCTCACCGCGATCCGCGAAGTGGCCGGCGCCATTACCGCCTCCACCCTGACCACCGTGGCCGTCTTCCTGCCGATCGCTTTTGTGGGCGAACTCGCCGGCGAACTGTTCCGGCCCTTCGCGCTGACAGTCACCATGGCGCTGCTGGCATCGCTGCTGGTCTCGCTGACGATCGTCCCGGTCCTGGCCTACTGGTTCCTGAAGAGCCCGGCTGTTGCCGCGCCCGGGTCCGCTGCCGCCCGTGAGGCTGCGGCCGCGGCCCGGGCCAAGGCACACGAGTCGGAAGAGAGGAGCCCGCTCCAGCGCGCATACCTGCCAATTCTGGGCAAGACCCAGAAACATCCCGTGTGGACTCTCGTGGCGGCCCTCCTGGTGCTCGGCGGGACGGGGGCGATGACCCCGCTCCTGGCCACCAACCTCCTCGGCGATTCCGGCCAGAACAGCATGACGGTCCGGCAGGTGATGCCGGCGGGAACAAGCCTGGCCGAAACCAGCTCCGCTGCGGTAAGGGTTGAGGAAGTCCTTCGCGGCATCGACGGCGTCAAGAACGTCCAGGTCACATCCGGCAATGCCCAGGCAGGCTTCGCCGCGCTCACCTCCTCCGGCTCCTCCAACTCCACGTTCACCGTGGTGACCGACGAGAAAGTGAACCAGGCAAAGCTCCAGGCCACGGTACGCACCAAACTGGCCGACGTGGCCGGAGCCGGAAAAGTCACCGTCGGCTCCCAGCAAGGTGGCTTCGGCACATCCTCCACGGTGGACATCACCATCAAGGCCGCTACCTCCGCGGACCTCCGCACCGCCAGCGACGCCGTGGTGGAAGCCATGAACGGTGTCCCGGAGACCAGCGAAGTGAGCACCAACCTGGCAGCCAGCCAGCCGGTGGTCCAGGTCAAGGTGGACCGCGCCAAAACGGTGGCCGCGGGCCTTAACGAGCAGCAGGTGGCCGGCGTCCTGGCCGCCACCATCAGCCCTGTCCCGGCCGGCACGGTACGGATCGACACCAACGACTTCCCCGTCCAGATCGGCAAGGGCACCCGGTTCACCAGCATCGACGCGGTGCGCAGCATCCCCCTGCCGGCGGCAGCCGGCCCCGTGACGCTGGGCAGCATCGCCAGCGTGGAGCAGGTGGACGTGCCCGTCTCCATCACCTCAAGCAACGGCCAGCGGACCGCGAAAGTCTCCGTCACGCCGTCGGGCTCCAACCTTGGCGCGGTGAACGCGGAGGTGCAGAAGCGCCTCGCGGCGGTCAGCCTGCCCGCCGGTGTGACGGCGGAGCTCGGCGGCGCCACCACGCAGCAGGCCGAATCGTTCCGGCAGCTGGGCCTGGCGCTGCTCGCGGCCATCGCCATCGTGTACGTCATCATGGTGGCCACCTTCAAGTCCCTGGTCCAGCCGCTGATCCTGCTGGTCTCGGTTCCCTTTGCCGCCACCGGAGCCGTTGCGCTGCTGCTGGCCACCGGTGTCCCGCTGGGCCTGCCCTCGCTGATCGGCATGCTGATGCTGGTGGGAATCGTCGTCACCAATGCGATCGTGCTCATCGACCTCATCAACCAGTACCGGAAGCCACGGAACGGCCTGCCCGGAATGACGGTGGCGGACGCCATCACGCACGGCGCGCGGCAGCGCCTCCGCCCCATCCTGATGACCGCCCTCGCCACCGTGTTCGCGTTGACGCCGATGGCCCTGGGACTCACCGGGGGCGGCGGTTTCATCTCCCAGCCCCTGGCGGTGGTGGTCATTGGCGGACTGGTCTCCTCCACTGCACTGACCCTGGTCCTGGTGCCGGTTCTGTACCGTCTGGTGGAGGGCCGGCGGGAACGCAAATCGCTGCTGCGCGCCATGCAGGAGCGCCCTGAGTTTGCGGCGCCGGACGACGTCGATGCGGAATTCAGCGACTGGACCACCGGCATGACCCCCAAGGTCAGCGGCCGCCGCGCCGCCGCGGGGAACCCCGAATAA
- a CDS encoding MarR family winged helix-turn-helix transcriptional regulator yields the protein MDRWPTGRLLSTAARLVEHSWNEKLGAIGLTHAGVIAIEVLAAQGPMTQAQLAQFVRVQAQTMGKTLTRLEAHGHIARVRSTSDRRSQVVSLTDSGREAAVAAVEMERSVLAAATIDPDLLRRELQAVVRELASQFSSPAARALVDGAPLG from the coding sequence ATGGATCGCTGGCCCACTGGGCGCTTATTATCCACTGCGGCGCGCCTTGTGGAGCACTCGTGGAACGAGAAGCTCGGCGCCATCGGACTGACGCATGCCGGCGTCATTGCCATTGAAGTGCTCGCAGCCCAAGGGCCCATGACGCAGGCCCAGCTCGCCCAGTTCGTCCGGGTACAGGCGCAGACCATGGGAAAGACGCTCACGCGCCTGGAGGCGCACGGCCACATTGCACGCGTGCGCAGCACTTCGGACCGGCGCAGCCAGGTTGTGTCCCTGACGGACAGCGGCCGGGAGGCGGCGGTTGCCGCCGTCGAGATGGAGCGGTCGGTGCTGGCCGCGGCCACTATCGATCCTGATCTTCTTCGGCGCGAACTCCAGGCTGTTGTCCGCGAACTTGCCAGCCAGTTCTCCT
- a CDS encoding ABC transporter substrate-binding protein → MPSSTSRRTVLKTSAVFMALGLTACTGTPSPSPSSTSPDASAPAAEPTETFTFGTASQPLGLDPALSSDVESYRITRQIMEGLVGVDQTTGKPTPLLATEWTDSNGGRSYTFKLRTDVLFQDGTPFNADAVCQNFNRWFAFSPELRAKAPGITFKSVFKAHSDEAALSIFKSCTAEAPDTVRIDLTQPFTAFLQALTLPAFAIASPAALALGTADVLNQTRHSNPVSAFATNPVGTGPYSLAAWDDTSVRLVSHKGYWGERGQIATINFVTYDHPQTRLQALLDGKIDGYDAVTVGNFDQLVKRGMQIVQRDPFSVMYLGMNQEVPILQNLKIRQAVELAIDKDTLIRKFFIDNTAKATQFVPPKISGFNNEAPELGHDPVKAKAYLAEAGYAGEELRFYYPLNATRPYLPTPEKIYAELSRQLTAVGFNIKPVPVDWADGYLQKVQSPGDHALHLLGWNGSYSDAENFVGPLFGEKNGEFGYHDPQVFSKINRARGLPAGKERDEQYHTINAQIAATVPAVPIAFPISALALSDRVSSYPASPVLSEVFTKVQLKP, encoded by the coding sequence GTGCCCAGCAGTACATCGCGGCGGACGGTCCTCAAGACCAGCGCCGTTTTTATGGCGTTAGGCCTGACGGCCTGTACCGGCACCCCCTCGCCGTCGCCGTCGTCCACGTCGCCTGATGCCTCCGCCCCGGCTGCGGAACCCACCGAAACATTCACGTTCGGCACGGCGTCCCAGCCCTTGGGACTGGACCCGGCGCTCTCAAGCGATGTGGAAAGCTACCGGATCACCAGGCAGATCATGGAGGGCCTGGTGGGAGTTGACCAGACCACCGGCAAGCCCACCCCGTTGCTGGCCACCGAATGGACCGACTCAAACGGAGGCCGCAGCTACACGTTCAAGCTCCGCACGGATGTTTTGTTCCAGGACGGCACCCCGTTCAATGCCGATGCTGTGTGCCAGAACTTCAACCGCTGGTTCGCCTTTTCCCCGGAACTGCGTGCCAAGGCGCCGGGCATTACTTTCAAGAGCGTCTTCAAGGCGCATTCGGACGAAGCAGCCCTCTCCATTTTCAAGAGCTGCACCGCCGAGGCCCCGGACACCGTCCGGATCGACCTTACCCAGCCGTTCACGGCGTTCCTCCAAGCCCTGACGCTGCCGGCGTTCGCCATCGCCTCCCCCGCAGCCCTGGCCTTAGGCACAGCGGACGTGCTCAACCAGACCAGGCACAGCAACCCCGTTTCGGCCTTCGCCACCAATCCCGTAGGGACCGGGCCGTACAGCCTGGCAGCCTGGGACGACACCAGCGTCCGCCTGGTCAGCCACAAGGGCTACTGGGGTGAACGCGGGCAGATCGCCACCATCAATTTTGTGACCTACGACCACCCGCAGACCCGGCTTCAGGCCCTGCTGGACGGCAAAATTGACGGGTACGACGCCGTCACGGTGGGGAACTTTGATCAGCTCGTCAAACGGGGCATGCAGATTGTCCAGCGCGACCCGTTCTCGGTGATGTACCTGGGCATGAACCAGGAAGTCCCGATCCTGCAAAACCTGAAGATCCGCCAGGCGGTTGAACTGGCGATCGACAAAGACACGCTGATCCGCAAGTTCTTTATCGACAACACGGCCAAGGCCACCCAGTTTGTCCCGCCCAAGATCAGCGGCTTCAATAACGAAGCCCCGGAACTGGGCCACGACCCCGTCAAGGCAAAGGCCTACCTCGCCGAAGCCGGCTACGCCGGGGAAGAGCTCCGGTTCTACTACCCGCTGAACGCCACCCGTCCTTACCTTCCCACCCCGGAGAAGATCTACGCGGAACTCAGCAGGCAGCTGACCGCCGTCGGGTTTAACATCAAGCCGGTTCCGGTGGACTGGGCGGACGGATACCTCCAGAAGGTCCAGTCGCCGGGCGACCACGCGCTTCACCTGCTCGGCTGGAACGGCTCCTATTCGGACGCCGAAAACTTCGTAGGCCCGCTGTTCGGTGAGAAGAACGGTGAGTTCGGCTACCACGACCCGCAGGTCTTCTCCAAGATCAACCGGGCCCGAGGGCTGCCCGCCGGCAAGGAGCGGGACGAGCAATATCACACCATCAATGCCCAAATCGCGGCCACCGTCCCGGCCGTTCCCATCGCCTTCCCCATTTCCGCCCTGGCCCTCTCGGACCGCGTCAGCAGCTACCCGGCATCGCCCGTACTAAGTGAAGTTTTCACGAAGGTGCAGCTAAAGCCTTGA